The nucleotide sequence TTGAATTTCGAATCTCGTATTAATATCAATTAATTTAGGTAAAGGTATCAATTAATgcaggttaggttaagttagaattGCGTTAAGGCGCAGCGCCTtaactgcgcggaataggagtgccgcgaagcggagctccgtcgacctttatttatttaattatttatttattagacatgCCAACAGTACatgaacaaaacatttaaattaatctaaatTATAAGTTATAGGTCCCGCTCATGTACCAATAACAGACATGCAACAGCATTGATCATGTTcggaattaaattaataacaaataaaaggtAACTAATTTTAGAGGCGTGCTATGGGTTCAGCATGTTTCGCTTAATTGAACATAAGGAGTCCtgaaagatgttttttttttttattcgactggatggaaaacgagcaagtgggtctcctgatggtaagagatcaccaccgcccataacatctgcaaaccaggggaattgcagatgcgttgccaacctagaggcctaagatgggatacctcaagtccagtaatttcaccggctgtcttactctccacgccgacacaacagtgcaagcactgctgcttcacggcaggattagcgagcaagatggtgttagcaatccgggcggaccttgcacaaggtcctaccacctgcccaACAAAGTCCAACTTTAATTGATATTCTTTTGTCACAATAACAGTTACTACTTAATTAGACCAATCTAACGGTCTAACCTACATAGCTTACTTTTAGAAGTCAGGTAAGTTATTGATTGGTGTAATGATAATtcggaatttgaaaatcgaaaatttaagttttaattttcggatttatgaagaatcggaatagtcatattaggagtcttaaaacattcggaattataaaaatcagtattttgaagttcgtgattccgactttcggaatttagttttcgtattatttatgtagtgtacggtgaaccatcagccaaatatgtggtctaccaccctatagttgataatcgttttcttcttctcttttaaaatatggcttttctgtcctaattaataggacaatttcgccagtgtcaaagtaaactctctttgagagggatgttgtacggtggttgtagtttttgcaacttgatagtaaaattccagaaaccacgtggagacaacttgcgcataaaaaatgtcagacacgagagcaatatagaattttgtgatcactgttcactgttaaggttaatcgccgcataaaacactatcaaaattatacttcaactaggcaaaaaaacagaaatagcaaaattagatattgtctacttccgccatgttcgaatgctacaaatcctgataatcgtttgcatttcataaaacaataatgtcaattcAATAGACGCGTCTGTCAaattgaaagtttgactttagcgacctaggtatttgataggaacttgtttaaaagttgatagaccacttattcgGCTGACGGTACAAGCGCGAGGGAGGAATTCGTCCCGTCCCGGCAAATCGCTAATCGTCGGACGGCCCGTCGTCGGCTCGTTGCAGAGAAGGCGACCAGCGAGAACAACGGCAGCGAGGACTGGGCGCTGATCCTGGAGATCTGCGACCGCGCGGGGGCGGGGggcagcggcgcggcgcgcgactgcctgcgcgcggtcacgcGGCGCCTGGCGCACCCCGACCCGCACGTGCAGCTGGCGGCCGCCACGCTGCTGGACGCGTGCGTGGCCAACTGCGGCCGCGCCTTCCTGCTGGAGGTGGCCTCGCGCGACTTCCTGCACGAGCTGCGCCGGCTgctggcgcgcgcgcagcccggCGTCGCGCGCCGCCTCAGGCAGCTGCTGCGCAAGTGGGCCGAGAACGAGTTCAAGGGCGACGCGCAGCTCGACCTCGTGCCCTCGCTCTACCACAAGCTGCGCCAGGAGGGGCACGACTTCGACGGGCACGGGGCCCCGCCGCCCCGCGCCCCcgccccccgccgccgccgcgagcAGGACGAGCTGGCGCGCGCCATCGCGCTGTCGCTGCGGGAGGCGGGCGGCGCGCTGTACCCGCGCGTGGACGACGCGCCGGCGccctccgccgccgccgcccccgccgccgccgccgccccccgccccgcccccgcccccgccgccatCACGGGCCGCAAGGTGCGCGCTCTGTACGACTTTGAGGCGGCCGAAGACAACGAACTCACATTCCTGGCTGGAGAGATAGGTTCGTATTTCTTTATACTGATCGGTGGTGactcgatttttaaaaatactaccTACCGAAGCGTGGCGTTACTTTGACAAATGTACTGTGCAGCCTCGCCTCAGTTAACGCCTGACCGAAGTTAGACTACAATGTACGCTTTATcgcaaatacaaactgagacatggatgcacagaaaaaccagaaaaagagaccagcactgggaattgaacccagggcCTCAGCATTCCGTCCTGCgcgctataacccctacaccactgctggacaggaatctagacacgattttttcctatgcatacgtatctcaggttgcttatttctacgggcgtgcaactggagaggcctatgtccagcagtggactaagataggccgatgatgatgatgatgatgacagtgtCTATTTACGTATATATAGCTATCGTTTCGTTACACGGCCGCGCAGACGCCGACAGACACTTAGTTCTGCCACGGCACGTGTCTGCCACGCTCAATGTCTGTAGGTATAAACGGACTTAAACCTTGGTGGGTCTAATGACGTCGGTGGTGAAATGTGCAGCGTCCACTACGCTACTCGTGAATCGTGATAGCGATCGGAGTTCGTCGCGGACGATGGCGGGGAGAGGAACTTCAATGAAAGGACGGACGAAAGCATCCTCTCCTCGGCTCGGTCATTGACTGTTTCTTGCGCGAATCTAAAGGGGCGAAGTAGCGTGGCGACGCTCCTCGTCCTCGTCCCTCTCTTGGTGTGAAGGCGTGTGACGCGTGGCGTGGCGTGGCGTGTTGTTGCAGTGACGGTGACGGACGCCAGCGACCCCAACTGGTGGAAGGGCAGCAACGAGCGCGGCGAGGGGCTGTTCCCCGCCAACTTCGTGACGCCGGACCTCGCGTCGCCGCCGCCCAGTCAGTACTACCACTATCACTACCACTATCACTACTACCACAGTATATATGAAAGCTAAAGCAGTAgggaagctacgaacaaatcgatcgAAACGAACACACACAGCCGCGCGCTCTTTACGGTctctaaggcagttgtctcaccgccggcgaggaaacgattggctatcgactattttctcgctcaagaaacgaacaaaagatataagatcctgtgtgagtaaaagagatatatattaatagttgatcgctggcggttcacactgtcggcgagaactcgctcttacatcttttgtcgcagcgacaagagctataaaactcgctgagctataaaactagctcagcgatacttgctcagcgctgttagcttggcggccgcccggctcgagcgagtggagcgagtaatcgcccgtcgtgctcgaacactcgcttttcactgctcgcccactcgtttctagttactcgctctgctcgcttcttgctcatcgtcggcggtgggacaagttcCTAAGGGGGTCTGGGTGAGTGTGTTCGTTTCGATCGGTTTATTCGTAGCTTccctactgctttagcttatatatatactgtgccaCTACACTACACACGCACACCACACACTCACATTCACATAGCTATAAGTACGTATAcagggtgatcaatccaaatggctCATTACCTAcgaacaataaataatatcgtCAGTACggagaaatcagaaactatgagagatagcgaaatgTGTTTTTAGGAACCATGgtttcgattttagatttaatgaaaattgcattacatttttTGCACTTCTCGGGgtgacataaaaatacattgtgtcttaagggcggtaaataaggaattacgaacgagagtctattagaagcctaaAGTCGAAGACTGGGTGGGGGcgttaatgagtcgatgttcgtaattctagtaccgcccgtgcgacatacaatttttttcatcacatttgtgagtaaaattgtatatttgtaaaagaaaaattaatctttattcaaaaattgccggtaccgctgactgcgctcttggcagtcaGCATCAGTAGGTACGGgcgatgactcatttaccgaccacgggtttcacgacgagcacattaaggtcgagggttttatttggggggccGCAAGcgaggtagcctgcatgttacgacactgtcaacgatgaagattttattttaagatataATTTTACCGTATTCTTGCAAATGCACGTTTCGAATTTTGAATTCTCGGAGCCGTCTCGTGATCTCCCTCGCTCTTCGTTCGCAGAGAGCGAGTCGCGCGGCGGCGGGAAGAGCGTGCAGTTCTCGGagccgggcgcggcggcggcgggggggcggcggcgggggggcGGCGGCGGAGGGGGCGGCGCCGGCTCCGAGTCGGACTCTGAGTCGGAGGAGTCCGGGTCCGGTATCGACGAGGCGGCGCTGGACGGCGTGCTGGCGGCGCTGCACGCGTCGAGCCCGGAGGTGTCGGCGGGGGCTCCGATGGGCCGCTCCGGCGGCGCGAGGCGCGGCCCTGCGGCAGGCGGCGCCGGTGGACAGCGCGCTGCAGCGGGCCGACCGGCGCCACGCGCGGCTCACGCAGCTCAGCGCGGAGCTCGTGGACGCGCTCAACCTGTACCACCACCTGATGCGGGGGCcggcgccgcccccgcccccgccgctgCAGTACTACGCGCCCCCCGCGCCACCCGCGCCACCCGCGCCACACCTCATGGGACCCCCGCCGTCCCGGTACGTGCGCATCCGACCCGACCCCTTGTTACCTTAACGATTTTACAAATAGGTGGTTGAGCGAAAAAAAACTACGGCGCTCGGCATCTATGATCTGAGATTCCGAATTACAGAAAGGCTACTCGAGCTTAAatcacaatataaaaaaataatattttcacctcagcacctcaaacaggctggttttgctatgagaaatccgtgagacaaagtaactttttaattattttttttaaatgctgagtacagtgttgggtctactcactgaattccaaatatttgaactttactttgatctgtcatttcacttcaactcgaaaaaagcaagagataggatcaaatttgtcgattacaaacataaattaaatttttggtattaaaaatatatcggaatatttccaaaatgtaaattttcccgatcttttaataaagtatgcaacctcgttgcacgaaagccgcttctcttgttttttttttataaaagaattccgtatactgcctctacagtataattattatttgttaaattgaatgattttttaacaaatctatttatgtttatgtaatagaaatcttaataaaatcatatttaaaggtttaattgttcaaccttttcaattaccccgagatgaggctttttgcaatattaaaaaataagtgtgacattagtacaagaagttaagattgcatgttatgagtatgcgatttgtattgtagctactggactctttttatggttttaaatgtaattattatatttgataataatcggattctattttaaaaaaatgtgtttgttttgtaaacaggtaggtatatgtggttttattcttatgttacatttaaattatgttctcgctgctgaggtgaaaaattgtatgtgtcacacgagaccaaagtttttttgcatctcgtgtgtttcaatcccttgctgatctcaggattctaacctagaatcactcgctaacgctcgtgattcaattatagaatccttcgcttactctggattcaaaatcaacactcgcaacaaaaaacaactttgctctcttgttgcacaaataactatttaaccTCAGCatctcaaacaggcaggttttgctatgagaaatcagtgagcaaaatcgcattttgctcactccatgagacaaagtaactgtttaattttttttttttatactgagTCCAATGTTGGGTCTGcttactgaattccaaatatttgaacttcagtTTGAtgtgtcactttcacttcaacacgaaaaaagcaagagataggatcgaCAGGAGCGGATGGCGACGTCTCACGAAGGCCCTTTGTACCACTGAGGTACCATAGGACGACAACACAACACGTTTATTGTTCATGTGTTGTACTtatactggacactttttcgttccgaattcaaaacctctctacttaccgcttttcaacaatgtttttcattcttaactttctggtgactctTTAAagatgtcaaagtcaaagccaaagtcaaaatatctttattcaatttaggctataataagcacttataaatgtcaacaaaaatctaccaccggttcggaaaaagctctgttgagaagaatccggcaagaaactcaatgaggtatattttttttaaacagatttacaatattattagatgatatgatgattatgtaatcgcgactgtacgtatcatttttgagtaagggttttaaatgtgattattatatttgtttcataataatcggattatatacCAGCCTCGTAACTTCAGTAAGAGCTCGATTGAAATTCGATTCGTGAGCGAGAGTCGTGAGCTCGTTTAATTTAGGCTCCATTCACCTGTCGACTGTTTGTGGCTTGACATTGATCTCTTGGATACCTTGCATACATTACGAGAGTAATTATTAgacattaagtaggtatacccTAATCTCTAATAACCAGTACATTTAATGTGCCGCAGGTGCTAATGAGTCGTGCTGCCGCGTTGTGTCACGCCGCGCCACGCTGCGTCACGCCGCGCCACGCTACGTCACGCTGCGCCACGCTACGTCACGCCGCGCCACGCTACGTCACGCCGCGCCGCGCTACGTCACGCCGCGCACGCTACGTCACGCCGCGCCGCGCTACGTCACGCCGCGCCACGCTACGTTACGCCGCGCCGCGCTACGTCACGCCGCGCCGCGTCGCGTCACGCTGCGCTAAACCACAAGTCGCATCTCGTGCTCTTGTGAATAAAcgttaatgtatattttttattaaccaaaATTATTGTTATTCCGCTACTCTTTCCGGCGTGacgttattatttattgttatgcataaaaagtgtacataaaaatcataaataattcattgttttaaaaattaaagtggAAATATCCTAtatgtttgttttcttttctcTACGTTCCTTTGAGTCGTCAAATTATTGATTGGTCAAGTTCGACATTCgttgaattatgaattatatgCTCGGCTATAAGTTATTTCTGTTCCGTCAGGCGATATTCTTCAATCGCGCTGTTGAGATTTGTCTTAGAACAAATAAGACGTCGATTCCACATAATAATAAGCTGCTCATGTGGTACTTCCAGGGCGGAGGGCggcctctctccggtaagctttTAAAGCTATCACTTCGAGACGAGATGTTAAGAAATGTTAATAAACTAATCACGAGATTTCTTGAGTCGTTGATTTTAAGATAGGTGTTTTTTGCTACGGGTTTCCTGCTCAAAAATCTCACCCCTCGCCTCTTACGCTCGTCGGGCTGCACCCTAAATAATAACAGTtcagttcaaattcaaatgtttaTTCGCGTTAGGTATATACTATGCTGTTGTAGTTGACATTAGATGTAACCTTAgactatgaaataaatatttgatatttgtatGGTGCATGTTGGAGCAGAATATGCCTGGACatcaaatttgatgaaatattaATGATGAACGCAAACGCCTGTTAAAACTTTATAGCAATTACTTGAGGATGCACCTGCCGTCTCTTGTCCTTCTTCTGCTCCGATCAATATTGcctacaatgagggctatcgcgtatgaattcgccgctagaggcgctagtgtagcgtgaggtctccgaaatgtcaaatctcatagtttttgggtgagctacgcgggtttatttaaaattagaataattttgtgaatattttgcaatatctgaaattaattatggcaaatatgcgttccggggcaatgaatgtctgtgttttgagacagttttgtctttcggaaacctttgtccccccttttttccgaacaaaacggggactaatgcaacactgtggcatgctcgatatttatatggtacggtttgaaggtgtattaaatatgattttaatctaaactttgttttcacgcccgtaataacagactttcaaaaccatacttaatacctcacgcaacagtgcgccatctagtgagacaaaaaacgatagccctcattgccgtGTCATTGTCTAAAGTAAAACCCTAGTCTTtgcatttatttcaaaaatttttacAACATCCACATTATGTAACCatattctatgcaaataaataaattacatttctaCATTATTtcagaaatgaaaaaataaattgaaaaaaatccttttaagcacttgaaataaaataaaacattgttttttagttaatattaaaaacactGGTTACCAACCTTAGAGCAAAGATACCTACTTCTCATCTGGTGCTTCATTTAGAAATACGTTGATTTCGCCAGGAAAGAATGTTTTTGATTTCTTTGATTTAAACCCCTGACTTGCGTTTTAGGAAAGCTTGCAACTTACAGTACTTATTTGGATATATCTGTTTGATGGTAGGTATATGTTTAACGTAGATTTTAGCATGGAGTAAAGTAGTAGAGTTTTTATATactaatgtataaaaatagaggtgacaatattaaattagagtctgttaaaataatattatacaaatatatacatacatataataatataatacaaatttaGTTGCTATATAATAATAGTCATGCTGATTTATTAAAACGTAGGTAGCTTGGATTACACAATTTAcagtcgcttgaaaagtatttattaggcgCTTAAAATTAGTCGCTGAGTTATTAATTCAGAAgacaaataagtaattaaatttgaaggcaaaaatgacagtttaaagAAGCTGGCTAATTACAACCCATTTTTTTATTGGCCTATCAAGAATCGTCTCAAAACTTATGAAAACACGAGGTACACGCCAATGCTGACACTTCATACAAATTAGGATGATAATAACGAAGGTTCAGGTCAGAGGGTCGAGTCGAGGCTGTACtgcctaacgtttctaacgCTCGGGATCGCAATAAAAGGACAgtatttgtatgcgaaatctgacatttaattgcgattgcgagcgtcagaaacgctGGGCATACGGCCTCTCTCTGGTTAGGTATAAATTTGTGCTCTAAAAATAGACCTGTAGTAACAGCGCCGAGTATGGGTCGCCCCACGTTACACTATAAGTACTAAGATATTTCAAAAAGTGTGTGGAGGTGATCAGGCGGTCCACTCTTCGAGGTAGAGGCCGTCGTCCCCGTGCGGGGGGCGGTCCCCCCCGGCGGGCGGGGGGCGGTCCCCCCCGGCGGGCGGCGCCAGCGCGGGCCGCACCGCTCGCGGGTGCGCCGCCAGCCACGCCACCAGCTGCGCCGCCGTCGGCCGCTCgtccgccgcgcgccgccagcaCGTCGCCACCAAGCCGCGCCTgccacacgcacacacacgcgtCACGCGCCACGCCACCACACGACAGCGGACATcggagggaggggggggggcactcaCGTGGAGGCGGCCGCGTCTCTCGGCAGCGGCGGCGAACCGCCCGCGCGCACGTGGCCCAGCACGCGCGGGGCCGGCCACGCGCCGAACGGGCGCGCGCCCAGCGTGGCCAGCTCCAGCACCAGCACGCCCAGCGCCCACACGTCCGTGGCGGCCGAGAACACGCCGCGCGCCAGCGACTCGGGCGCCATCCACAGCACCGGGAACAGCGCGCGCCGCCGGCACAGGTACTCGGCCGCGCCCGGCGCCTCGTCCGCCGGCGCGtccagccgccgcgccagcccGAAGTCGGCCAGCCGCAGCGAGCGGCGCGCGTCCACCAGGCAGTTGGCGGCGCGCACGTCGCGGTGCACCACCCGGTGCAGCGCCAGGTAGCCCAGCGCGGCCGCCGCCTCGCGCGCCAGCCGCGTCAGCGCCAGCGCGCCCACGTGCGCCGCCTCCGGCTCGGGctcgccggcgcgcgcgcgctccagcgcgggccgccgcgcgcgcaggTAGCGCTGCAGGTCGCCGTGGAAGGCGTGCTCCATGAGCAGCAGCGGCGCGCCCTCCGCCTCCAGCACGACGGCCGCCAGCCGCACCACGTGGTCGTGGCGCAGCGCCGCCAGCAGCGCGCCCTCGCGCACCAGGTCGCCGGCCGCGTCGgccgcgccggcgcccgcgcgcGCGGCCTTGGCGGCGACGGCCAGCGgcgggccgcgcgcgcgccgcagcACGCCCAGCCGCACGCTGCCGTAGTGGCCGGCGCCCAGCTCGTCCAGCAGctcgagcgc is from Choristoneura fumiferana chromosome 3, NRCan_CFum_1, whole genome shotgun sequence and encodes:
- the Stam gene encoding LOW QUALITY PROTEIN: signal transducing adaptor molecule (The sequence of the model RefSeq protein was modified relative to this genomic sequence to represent the inferred CDS: inserted 2 bases in 1 codon), which encodes MMGIFGNSSPFDQDVEKATSENNGSEDWALILEICDRAGAGGSGAARDCLRAVTRRLAHPDPHVQLAAATLLDACVANCGRAFLLEVASRDFLHELRRLLARAQPGVARRLRQLLRKWAENEFKGDAQLDLVPSLYHKLRQEGHDFDGHGAPPPRAPAPRRRREQDELARAIALSLREAGGALYPRVDDAPAPSAAAAPAAAAAPRPAPAPAAITGRKVRALYDFEAAEDNELTFLAGEIVTVTDASDPNWWKGSNERGEGLFPANFVTPDLASPPPRGGAGSESDSESEESGSGIDEAALDGVLAALHASSPEVSAGAPMXAAPAARGAALRQAAPVDSALQRADRRHARLTQLSAELVDALNLYHHLMRGPAPPPPPPLQYYAPPAPPAPPAPHLMGPPPSRC